In Maridesulfovibrio sp., the following proteins share a genomic window:
- a CDS encoding HD domain-containing phosphohydrolase has protein sequence MKQVLIVDDTVENLQILMEALKGDYAVVTAKTGEKALELAVNKPQPDIILLDIMMPGMNGYEVCEKLKDDIRTRDIPIIFITVLMEEADEAKGLALGAVDYIVKPFCPALVKARVKNQLDLKEHNDNLERLVKERTKELALVKKVTIECLATLAEWRDPETGGHIARTQNYVKVLAEYAVQRDCFAAKLNEELIEILYLSAPLHDIGKIGVADAILLKPGRLTDEEFFEMKKHSQYGCDALAVAEKNLGGNSFLHHAREIALNHHEKWDGSGYPRGISGENIPLSARIMAIADVYDALISKRVYKAPFPHSKAVRIISEGRGSHFDPRLVDIFLEIEEEFRQIALKFADFDEERETLRQ, from the coding sequence ATGAAACAAGTCTTGATTGTTGATGACACCGTGGAAAATTTACAGATCCTCATGGAGGCACTTAAAGGCGACTATGCCGTAGTGACAGCCAAAACAGGGGAGAAAGCCCTGGAACTTGCTGTGAATAAGCCGCAGCCCGACATCATCCTGTTGGATATCATGATGCCGGGGATGAACGGTTATGAAGTCTGCGAGAAACTTAAAGACGATATCCGTACCAGAGATATTCCGATCATTTTTATCACCGTGCTTATGGAAGAAGCGGATGAGGCTAAAGGATTGGCACTTGGGGCCGTGGATTACATAGTTAAGCCGTTTTGTCCGGCGCTGGTAAAAGCAAGGGTTAAAAATCAGCTGGATCTTAAGGAACATAATGATAACCTTGAAAGACTGGTTAAAGAGCGCACCAAGGAGCTGGCACTGGTCAAAAAGGTCACTATCGAGTGTCTGGCTACTCTGGCTGAATGGCGTGACCCGGAGACCGGGGGACACATCGCCCGGACACAGAATTACGTTAAGGTGCTTGCCGAATATGCGGTTCAAAGAGACTGCTTTGCTGCTAAACTGAACGAAGAACTCATTGAAATATTGTATCTGTCAGCACCCCTGCATGATATCGGCAAGATTGGTGTTGCTGACGCTATTCTCCTCAAACCGGGCAGGCTTACGGATGAAGAATTTTTCGAGATGAAAAAACATTCTCAATATGGTTGCGATGCTCTGGCCGTGGCGGAAAAAAACCTTGGTGGGAACTCGTTTCTGCATCATGCCCGGGAAATAGCCCTTAACCATCATGAGAAGTGGGATGGCAGTGGATATCCCCGTGGAATTTCTGGGGAGAATATTCCCCTGTCGGCCCGGATAATGGCCATTGCAGATGTTTATGATGCCCTTATTTCCAAAAGGGTTTATAAGGCCCCGTTTCCGCACAGTAAGGCTGTCAGGATAATTTCTGAGGGGCGCGGGTCTCATTTTGATCCACGCCTGGTCGACATCTTTCTGGAGATTGAGGAGGAGTTCAGGCAGATCGCCCTCAAGTTTGCTGATTTTGATGAAGAAAGGGAAACTCTCCGACAGTAA
- a CDS encoding hybrid sensor histidine kinase/response regulator has product MDDKPTVLAVDDAPENLHVLMELLKEEYVLLVAKDGEKALQLARNREPDIILLDVMMPGMDGYEVLRELKSGDVTKDIPVIFVTSLDEAGDETKGLALGAIDYITKPFNPDIVKARVRNHLSLREAVRIREDVERIMRHDLKSPLTTVISLPQLIRMSGDYDDHVISMLGRIEDAGYTLLSMINMSTALFKMERGIYHFVPEKMDLAAVVRKVFVGLEDTARMRGIGLVLEIEGEVAPADQEFFLIGEDLLCYSMLANLVGNSVDACPKGEAVKVCLQRKVDSVYISVRNPGEIPDEIKSSFFAKYATAGKDRGTGLGTYSAKLIAEAHHGEISMINIDGEVLVNISIPQP; this is encoded by the coding sequence ATGGACGATAAACCTACAGTTCTTGCTGTTGATGATGCCCCTGAAAATCTTCATGTGCTTATGGAGTTGCTTAAAGAAGAGTATGTTCTTCTTGTTGCCAAGGACGGGGAAAAAGCATTGCAGCTGGCCCGGAACCGGGAACCGGATATTATCCTGCTGGATGTGATGATGCCGGGTATGGATGGGTATGAAGTCCTTCGGGAGTTGAAGTCCGGCGACGTTACCAAGGATATCCCGGTAATATTTGTCACATCACTTGATGAAGCCGGTGACGAGACCAAAGGGCTTGCCCTAGGAGCCATTGATTATATCACCAAGCCGTTCAATCCGGACATTGTTAAAGCCAGGGTCAGAAACCATTTGTCGCTGAGGGAAGCTGTCCGTATCCGTGAAGATGTGGAGCGCATAATGCGCCACGATCTCAAGTCTCCTTTGACAACAGTAATAAGTCTGCCGCAGCTGATACGCATGTCCGGGGATTATGATGATCATGTAATCTCCATGCTCGGAAGGATTGAGGATGCCGGCTATACGTTGCTTTCCATGATAAATATGTCTACAGCTTTATTTAAAATGGAGCGTGGAATTTATCATTTTGTTCCGGAAAAAATGGATTTGGCCGCCGTGGTCCGTAAGGTCTTTGTTGGACTTGAAGACACTGCCCGGATGCGGGGCATCGGGCTTGTCCTTGAGATCGAAGGCGAAGTAGCTCCCGCGGATCAGGAGTTTTTTCTGATCGGGGAGGATTTGCTTTGCTATTCCATGCTGGCTAATCTTGTGGGAAATTCTGTGGATGCCTGTCCCAAAGGGGAAGCAGTAAAGGTTTGTTTGCAAAGGAAGGTTGATTCCGTGTACATTTCCGTTCGCAATCCCGGAGAGATTCCTGACGAGATTAAATCTTCTTTTTTTGCCAAATACGCCACCGCAGGAAAAGACCGTGGAACAGGCTTGGGCACATATTCCGCAAAACTGATTGCCGAGGCCCATCATGGTGAAATCTCGATGATAAACATAGATGGCGAAGTTTTGGTAAACATTTCGATTCCGCAACCTTAA
- a CDS encoding response regulator, translating to MLHASANILIVDDHPSMRRTIADIMRMLGYFNIHYAEDGFMALEKLQENKATDLILLDWNMPKMTGLSFLRRIRSAQEYEKLPVIMITAEAEQQQVIEAVSAGVTSYIVKPFTPITLQRKINEVFP from the coding sequence ATGCTGCACGCAAGCGCAAACATACTGATAGTTGATGACCATCCGTCAATGAGACGCACAATTGCAGACATAATGCGCATGTTGGGCTACTTCAATATACACTATGCTGAAGACGGATTCATGGCTCTTGAAAAACTGCAGGAGAATAAGGCAACAGACCTGATCCTTCTAGACTGGAATATGCCTAAAATGACCGGACTGTCCTTTCTGCGCCGAATCCGGTCCGCACAGGAGTATGAAAAACTGCCGGTAATCATGATCACAGCCGAAGCAGAACAGCAGCAAGTCATTGAAGCTGTTTCCGCCGGAGTAACCAGTTATATTGTAAAACCTTTCACCCCCATAACATTGCAGAGAAAGATCAACGAAGTTTTTCCATAG